The Amycolatopsis nigrescens CSC17Ta-90 genomic interval CCGTCGCCAGGGAGACGATCCGGTTCGCGTTCGTGGCCGCGTTGCAGCGGCTGGCTCCCCGGCAGCGGGCGGTGCTGATCCTGCGCGAGGTGCTGCGCTGGCGCGCGGACGAGGTCGCGGCACTGCTCGGCGGCACGGTCGCCTCGGTCAACAGCGCGCTGCAACGGGCCCGCGCCACCCTGCGTGCCGTCGCCCCCGACCCCGCCGAGCCGTTCCGGCCGCTGGACGAGGAGCAGCGGGACCTGCTCGCCCGGTACATCGACGCCTTCGAACGCTACGACGTCGACGAGCTCACCTCCCTGCTGCACGAAGACGCCACCATGGCCATGCCGCCGTTCGCCTGGTGGCTGCGCGGCCGGGACCAGATCGCCGCGGCGCTGCGCGGCGCGGACGGCTTCTGCCACGGCTCTCGCATGGTGGCGACCATGGCCAACGGCTTCCCCGCCTACGGCCAGTACGTGCCCGATCCGGACCGCGGCGGGCACCGGCCGTGGGCGCTGGTGGTGCTGGACGTGGCCGGCGGCCGGATCACCGGCACCACCTCGTTCCTGGAAGCCGAGCGGTTGTTCCCGTTGTTCGGACTGCCGGCGCGGCCACCGATGAGTTCCGGCCCGCCGCTCCGTATCACTGCTGAAGGCAGTCCAGCGGAAAGGGAACCAGCACCATGAGCACGAAGGACCACGATTTCCCGCCCGGCCTCGGCGGGCCGGCGACGGGCGCACTCCTCGCGGCCGGCTACGTCCGGCTGCAGCAGCTGACCGAGGTGACCGAAGCCGAACTCGGGCGGCTGCACGGGATGGGCCCCAAGGGGTTGCGGATCCTCCGGGAGACGCTCGCCGTCACCGGCCGTTCGTTCGCCGGCACCGAACGCGACCCGGTGTTGGAGACCCGCGACGAGCAGCCCTACGCCGCGATCGGAATCGAGGTCACCCTGCGGACCTGGGGCGAAGCGAACGCCCTGGTCGCGGAGGTCGCGGGCTGGCTCGGGCGGCACGGCATCGCACCGGCCGGTCCGCCGTTCTTCCGCTACCACGTGCTCGGCGGCATGGACGAGAAGTACGAGCTGGAGGTTGGTTTCCCGGTCACCGGGCCGGTGCCGCCGGACGAGCGGGTGCGCGCGGGCTCGATGCCGGCCGGCCGGTACGCGACCCTGGTGCACCACGGCCACCCGGACCAGCAGGGACATTCGCATGCCGCGCTGGACAAGTGGGCCGCGGGGCAGGGCCTCGAATGGCAGACCAGCCGCCGCGACGGGCGCGAGGTCTGGGGCTGCCGGTTCGAGTCCTACCTGACCGACCCCGCCGAGCAGCCGGACCCCGCGCGGTGGTCCATCCGGATCTCCTACCAGGTGCGCACCCGGTAGCGGTCAGCCGAGCGCCCGTTCGAGCAGGTCGTGCCAGGCCGAAGGGGCGTCCGGCTCGCCGTAGAAGTGGTGCCCGACCGCGATCGGCATGCCCAGCACGGCCCTGCCGTGGAACCGGTACATCGCGTCGGCGGCGCGTACGCCGAGGAACACCGGCTGGCCGTCCACGGGCGGCACGACGTAATCCACCACGCCTTCGATCGGGGCGAGGCCGTCCGGGGTGAGCCGCACCCGGTCGCCGAGGGCGAACT includes:
- a CDS encoding sigma-70 family RNA polymerase sigma factor, with protein sequence MLPQRKREGGRMADLDPRLENHRRELTAYSYRMLGSAFEAEDAVQETLVRAWRNFARFDEGKAPLRSWLYGIATNVCLDMLRSAQRRARAMDLGPASALGTPLGAPLPENRWLLPIPDGRVLPGEGDPAELAVARETIRFAFVAALQRLAPRQRAVLILREVLRWRADEVAALLGGTVASVNSALQRARATLRAVAPDPAEPFRPLDEEQRDLLARYIDAFERYDVDELTSLLHEDATMAMPPFAWWLRGRDQIAAALRGADGFCHGSRMVATMANGFPAYGQYVPDPDRGGHRPWALVVLDVAGGRITGTTSFLEAERLFPLFGLPARPPMSSGPPLRITAEGSPAEREPAP
- a CDS encoding GyrI-like domain-containing protein, whose amino-acid sequence is MSTKDHDFPPGLGGPATGALLAAGYVRLQQLTEVTEAELGRLHGMGPKGLRILRETLAVTGRSFAGTERDPVLETRDEQPYAAIGIEVTLRTWGEANALVAEVAGWLGRHGIAPAGPPFFRYHVLGGMDEKYELEVGFPVTGPVPPDERVRAGSMPAGRYATLVHHGHPDQQGHSHAALDKWAAGQGLEWQTSRRDGREVWGCRFESYLTDPAEQPDPARWSIRISYQVRTR